A genome region from Thermotoga sp. Mc24 includes the following:
- a CDS encoding carbon-nitrogen hydrolase family protein gives MLPAIGDFEGNLERIEQFIEMAVSEGAEVVVFPELTISGYTWDEAILKRGALFFSEVAKKKLLKLSREGQILIAVGTPRIVLGKLRNSLVIFKKKKELLFYDKTHLFRGEKNVFEPGEYFLVFSYRGVVFGTLICYEIGFPEISRILTFKGSKVILSAFAFGKARGHTYDVATRSRAVENGVFLVASSMCGEGFVEFVGRTRIVGPNGKVMNEIESGEGLICEDLDLDAVYHYRYDEEGDSHAYLRNYMSHLYTLQKGRL, from the coding sequence ATGTTACCAGCGATCGGTGACTTCGAAGGAAATCTGGAGAGAATAGAACAGTTCATAGAGATGGCTGTTTCGGAAGGAGCCGAAGTCGTTGTCTTTCCGGAGCTCACAATCAGTGGGTACACCTGGGACGAGGCGATTCTGAAAAGGGGAGCCTTGTTTTTTTCAGAAGTCGCAAAGAAAAAGCTCTTGAAGCTTTCAAGGGAAGGACAGATACTGATAGCTGTTGGTACACCAAGGATCGTTCTGGGAAAGCTCAGAAACTCGCTTGTGATTTTCAAGAAGAAAAAGGAATTGCTTTTCTACGATAAAACACATCTCTTTCGTGGAGAGAAAAACGTCTTTGAACCTGGGGAGTATTTTCTTGTGTTTTCTTACAGAGGGGTAGTTTTTGGCACGTTGATCTGTTATGAGATCGGCTTCCCTGAAATATCACGTATTTTAACATTCAAAGGGAGTAAAGTGATTCTCTCAGCCTTTGCTTTTGGGAAGGCTCGGGGGCACACGTACGATGTTGCCACGAGATCCAGGGCAGTTGAGAACGGAGTTTTCCTTGTGGCATCCTCCATGTGCGGCGAAGGTTTTGTGGAATTCGTCGGAAGAACGAGGATAGTGGGTCCAAACGGAAAGGTTATGAACGAGATAGAGAGCGGTGAAGGTTTGATCTGTGAAGATCTCGATCTAGATGCTGTTTATCATTACAGATACGACGAAGAAGGAGATTCTCACGCTTACCTTAGAAACTACATGTCCCACCTTTACACGCTTCAGAAGGGGAGGTTATGA
- the glmM gene encoding phosphoglucosamine mutase, whose product MRVKYFGTDGIRGIFGETLTDELAFKVGKALGEIVGEGRVIVGKDTRVSGDSLEAAISAGLTSMGVDVLLCGIIPTPAVALLTRITRSFGVVISASHNPPEYNGIKVLKGGYKIPDEMEAEIEKKLENESFPVRSIVGRIKSFKEGRDMYIGAVLEMFRDLDLTGEMVSLDLANGATTTTAKEVFELLGAKVEVFNDSHDGLLINQGCGATHPRFLAEEMKNGKVGFTFDGDGDRVIAIDEERNVVNGDRIIGILAVWLKEEGRLSSDTVVGTIMTNGGLEDFLKERGIKLLRTKVGDKYVLEKMLESGANLGGERSGHIIIFDRSTTGDGLITALELMRILKQSGRKLSDFAKEIPDYPQITKNVKRTESMSLENENLRKIVEESTSRGYRVVIRPSGTEPVIRITVEGKDREEIEKIVEEISRVLES is encoded by the coding sequence ATGAGGGTGAAATACTTCGGAACCGACGGAATAAGGGGAATCTTTGGTGAAACACTCACAGATGAGCTGGCCTTCAAGGTGGGCAAAGCGCTGGGAGAGATTGTCGGAGAAGGAAGAGTCATTGTGGGAAAGGACACGAGAGTTTCGGGGGATTCGCTCGAGGCGGCTATTTCCGCTGGCCTCACGTCTATGGGGGTGGACGTCCTTCTGTGCGGCATCATTCCAACACCAGCGGTGGCTCTCCTCACGAGGATCACCAGGTCGTTCGGTGTTGTCATTTCGGCTTCTCACAATCCTCCAGAATACAACGGTATAAAGGTGCTGAAGGGTGGATACAAGATACCGGACGAGATGGAAGCGGAGATAGAGAAGAAACTAGAGAACGAGAGTTTCCCGGTTCGATCAATTGTCGGCAGGATAAAATCGTTCAAAGAAGGAAGGGACATGTATATTGGAGCGGTCCTTGAAATGTTCAGGGATCTCGATCTCACAGGCGAGATGGTATCCCTGGATCTCGCAAACGGTGCCACCACGACAACGGCTAAAGAGGTTTTTGAACTCCTTGGAGCAAAAGTAGAGGTGTTCAACGACTCCCATGACGGACTTCTCATAAATCAAGGGTGTGGCGCCACTCATCCCAGGTTTTTGGCTGAAGAGATGAAGAACGGGAAGGTAGGATTCACCTTCGATGGTGATGGAGACCGTGTGATAGCTATAGACGAAGAGAGAAACGTTGTAAACGGGGATAGGATCATAGGGATCCTCGCAGTTTGGTTGAAAGAAGAAGGGCGTCTAAGCAGTGATACTGTGGTGGGTACCATTATGACGAATGGAGGCCTCGAAGATTTTCTCAAAGAAAGGGGAATAAAGCTTCTTCGAACGAAAGTAGGAGATAAATACGTCCTTGAAAAGATGCTTGAAAGCGGAGCGAATCTGGGAGGAGAAAGATCCGGTCACATAATAATCTTCGACAGAAGCACCACGGGAGATGGTTTAATAACCGCTTTGGAGCTGATGAGAATCCTCAAGCAATCAGGAAGAAAGCTTTCTGATTTTGCGAAAGAGATACCAGATTATCCGCAGATCACGAAGAATGTGAAAAGAACAGAGAGCATGTCCCTTGAAAATGAGAATTTGAGAAAGATCGTTGAGGAAAGCACTTCCAGAGGTTACCGTGTGGTGATAAGACCGTCCGGTACAGAGCCCGTTATAAGAATCACGGTTGAAGGGAAAGACAGAGAGGAGATAGAAAAGATCGTGGAGGAGATTTCAAGGGTTCTCGAGAGTTGA
- a CDS encoding TIGR04013 family B12-binding domain/radical SAM domain-containing protein: protein MYILFREMKNNWYSLAALLSTIYSRHLDVEARPVKFEEIKKFPPEETIVAYSFMSFDLDIVREEVRTLKEREYTLIAGGPHVTADPEGCLRMGFDHVFTGDGEENILRFLMGERKKIFDGISKRVNLNHYSPFLPSKGIYMPIEITRGCPFSCAYCQTPIIAGRQVRHRDVDVVVHYAKLGVKHGRKLARFIAPNSFGYGSKNGVTPNVEKIEELLYGLKRVGIEEIYFGTFPSEVRPESVTDEVLKVVKKYVNNRSIVIGAQSGSDRILKIIKRGHTVEQVEEAIEKISLHGFIPHVDFIFGFPFETEEDVEKTFSFIVKIVERYGAKIHAHTFMPLPGTELFNAGPGRLTEVHYKFLGRLASKGILDGYWMKQEMLARKVYEIASGGSTDVTSDR from the coding sequence ATGTATATTCTCTTCAGAGAGATGAAGAATAACTGGTACAGTCTCGCGGCCCTTCTTTCAACCATATACAGCAGACACCTCGATGTGGAAGCAAGACCTGTGAAGTTTGAGGAAATAAAAAAGTTCCCCCCAGAAGAGACCATCGTTGCCTATTCTTTCATGAGCTTTGACCTTGATATCGTCAGAGAAGAGGTCAGAACATTGAAAGAACGGGAATATACGCTCATCGCGGGAGGGCCACATGTGACAGCCGATCCAGAGGGTTGCTTGAGAATGGGATTCGATCACGTTTTCACGGGGGATGGAGAGGAGAATATTTTGAGGTTCTTGATGGGGGAGAGAAAAAAGATCTTCGATGGTATCTCAAAGAGAGTCAACTTGAACCACTACTCACCTTTCCTACCTTCGAAAGGAATCTACATGCCCATCGAAATCACGAGGGGATGCCCGTTTTCTTGTGCGTACTGTCAGACACCGATCATCGCTGGAAGACAGGTGAGACACCGTGATGTGGACGTCGTTGTTCACTACGCGAAACTCGGTGTGAAACACGGAAGGAAGCTCGCTCGTTTCATAGCTCCCAACTCCTTCGGCTATGGTTCGAAGAATGGAGTAACACCCAATGTAGAGAAGATAGAAGAACTCCTGTATGGACTCAAAAGGGTTGGTATCGAAGAAATATATTTCGGAACGTTTCCTTCCGAAGTGAGGCCAGAGTCTGTGACCGACGAAGTACTCAAAGTGGTGAAAAAGTACGTCAACAACCGTTCCATAGTGATAGGTGCCCAGAGCGGAAGCGACAGGATCTTGAAGATCATAAAGCGTGGCCACACGGTTGAACAGGTAGAGGAAGCGATAGAAAAGATCTCTCTTCACGGTTTTATTCCACACGTTGATTTCATATTCGGCTTCCCGTTCGAAACGGAAGAGGATGTGGAGAAAACTTTCAGCTTTATTGTTAAAATAGTGGAGAGATACGGCGCAAAGATCCATGCGCACACCTTCATGCCGCTTCCCGGGACGGAACTTTTCAATGCTGGGCCCGGAAGACTCACAGAGGTTCATTACAAATTTCTGGGGAGGCTCGCTTCAAAGGGTATTCTCGACGGTTACTGGATGAAGCAGGAAATGCTTGCGAGGAAGGTGTACGAAATTGCGAGTGGCGGCAGTACAGATGTTACCAGCGATCGGTGA
- a CDS encoding SRPBCC family protein, with product MKIPPTTAGVHIRAPLEKVWRVFVNENGWDGWFTDGMKMELKEGGKIFFRWFRKTFGEEVTDEGIIHRLEPPNLIEFSWNTYEDGFRSRVKMEFFPSSYTGTWVQVEDHTIVLNEEDMKIKLECAVGWGEMLTLAKIWIEYGISTLENP from the coding sequence ATGAAGATACCTCCAACAACGGCAGGCGTTCACATCAGAGCTCCTCTGGAGAAGGTGTGGAGGGTATTCGTTAACGAAAACGGCTGGGACGGCTGGTTCACCGATGGTATGAAGATGGAACTCAAAGAAGGGGGAAAGATCTTCTTCAGGTGGTTCAGAAAAACGTTCGGGGAGGAAGTGACGGACGAAGGCATCATCCATAGGTTAGAACCCCCCAATCTCATAGAGTTCTCCTGGAACACATACGAAGATGGATTCAGATCCCGCGTCAAGATGGAGTTCTTCCCTTCAAGCTACACCGGCACCTGGGTTCAAGTGGAAGACCACACAATTGTCCTCAACGAAGAGGACATGAAAATAAAGCTCGAGTGTGCAGTCGGATGGGGAGAAATGTTGACCCTCGCGAAGATATGGATAGAATACGGGATATCAACTCTCGAGAACCCTTGA
- the holA gene encoding DNA polymerase III subunit delta has translation MPVTFLTGTAETQKEELIKKLLRDGNVEYIRIHPEDPDKIDFIRSLLRTKTIFSNKTIIDIVNFDEWKAQEQKRLVELLKNVPEDVHIFIRSQKTGGKGVALELPKPWETDKWLEWIEKRFRENGLLIDKDALQLFFSKIGTNDLIIEMEIEKLKAYSEDKKITVEDVEEVVFTYQTPGYDDFCFAVSEGKRKIAHSLLSQLWKTTEPVVIATVLANHFLDLFKILVLVTKKRYYTWPDVSRVSKELGIPVPRVARFLGFSFKTWKFKVINHLLYYDVKKVRKILRDLYDLDRAVKSEEDPKPFFHEFIEEVALDVYSLQRDEE, from the coding sequence ATGCCGGTCACGTTTCTCACAGGCACTGCAGAGACTCAGAAAGAAGAATTGATAAAGAAACTCCTGAGGGATGGTAATGTGGAGTACATAAGGATCCATCCGGAGGATCCCGACAAGATCGATTTCATAAGGTCTTTACTTAGAACAAAGACAATCTTTTCTAACAAGACGATCATAGACATCGTTAATTTTGATGAGTGGAAGGCGCAGGAACAGAAGCGTCTCGTTGAACTTTTGAAAAATGTACCGGAAGACGTTCATATCTTCATCCGTTCGCAAAAAACAGGTGGAAAGGGAGTAGCGCTGGAGCTTCCAAAACCGTGGGAAACGGACAAATGGTTGGAATGGATAGAAAAGCGCTTCAGGGAGAACGGTTTGCTCATCGATAAAGATGCCCTTCAGCTGTTTTTTTCCAAGATCGGAACGAATGATCTGATCATAGAAATGGAGATTGAGAAGCTGAAAGCTTATTCTGAGGACAAAAAGATAACGGTAGAAGACGTGGAAGAGGTCGTTTTCACCTATCAGACTCCGGGATACGATGATTTTTGCTTTGCCGTTTCCGAAGGAAAAAGGAAGATCGCTCACTCTCTTCTGTCGCAGTTGTGGAAAACCACAGAGCCCGTGGTGATTGCCACTGTCCTTGCGAATCACTTCCTGGATCTCTTCAAAATCCTCGTTCTTGTGACAAAGAAAAGATACTACACCTGGCCTGATGTGTCCAGGGTGTCCAAAGAGCTGGGAATTCCCGTTCCTCGTGTGGCACGTTTTCTCGGTTTCTCCTTTAAGACCTGGAAATTCAAGGTGATAAATCACCTCCTCTACTACGATGTGAAAAAGGTTAGAAAAATACTGAGAGATCTCTACGATCTGGACAGAGCCGTGAAAAGTGAAGAAGATCCAAAACCGTTCTTCCACGAGTTCATAGAAGAGGTGGCGCTGGATGTATATTCTCTTCAGAGAGATGAAGAATAA